The genomic region TGTTAACATACATCCAACAAAAACTGAGATTAAGTTTGAAAACGAAACCGATATTTTTCCATTGCTCCATGCTGCAGTAAAGGAGTCGTTGGGGAAATTTAATTTTGTTCCGTCAATAGATTTTGATAATCAGATAGATATACCAATCTCGTTTGCACGTCCGCCGGCAGACACTCCAATACGTATGCCTGAAATAAAAGTAAACCCTTCGTATAATCCTTTTGACAAAACGCCAATTTATTCACGGCAAGATGGTTGGGCAAAGTACAGCAACAAAAAGAGCGCAAACGATTGGCATAAAATTCTTTCCGATTTTGAAAATCAGTCGAAGAAACAGCCAGATACCGTCGAATTTCCTGACGATACAGATATTATCGAACGCTCATTTATTCAAATTAAAAAGCGGTTTATTTTGACTACGGTTAAATCAGGCTTAATGCTTATTGACCAGCATCGTGCTCATTTTCAGATAATATACGAGGAGTTGAAGCGTAGTTACGATATAGGAAAAATTCCATCGCAACCGATGATGTTTCCTCATACGGTCGAGGTTAGCTTTAAGCAAGGCATGATTATTGACGAAATACTTCCCGAATTGTCCTCAATCGGGTTTGTTTTGAAAAAAGATGAGCAAAACAATTATCAAGTAACGTCTGTACCAGTGGTTTTGCCAATATCATCGATAAATGCCTTTTTCGAAACAGTGATTGAAAAGACGCAAAACACAGGCGAAGATATCGAAGAAAAACTGAAAACCAAAGTGCTACAAGACCTTGCAAGAATATCGTCTATACAGTATGGTAAAGATTTAAGCATCGAAGAGATGAACCATATTACCGATAAATTGTTTGCTTGTCAATCGCCCAATTACACTGTCGATGGAAGGTCGATAGTTCAAATAATATCAATAAACGACATTATACAACGATTTAATAATTAAACAGTTACTATGAGAGGATATCGTCCACCTATACTTGGCTCGGTGCCACCAGTTGTCAAGAATATACTCATTATTAATGTATTAATGCTTCTCGGCTCAGTAATAACAAATTATGAGAAGTCTGTAGAGCTATTTGGACTATTTTATCCAGAATCTGAGTTTTTTAGACCACATCAGATTATTACCCACATGTTTATGCATGGTGGCATTACACACCTGTTTTTCAACATGTTTGCTCTTTATATGTTTGGAAAAGTTCTTGAAATGGTGTGGGGAAGCAAGCGATTTTTGATATACTATTTTGTTACTGGTTTGGGTGCTATGTTGATGCATATGCTTGTGACTTGGATTGATATTGAGAGCATTAAAACCTCTATTGCAGTTTTTAATAATACTCCCACGCCCGAACTATTTAGCCAAATTGTGAGGGATAATATTTCACGTCCAACGGCTATGCTTACAGATTTTATTAACCGTTTTCACGAATATCCCGATAATAAGTTTTTGATAAGCGAGGCAACAGTCTATGCCAATAAAATTCTCGAACTTAGGATGAATGTACCTGTTATAGGGGCTTCGGGAGCAGTATTTGGTGTTTTGCTTGCTTTTGGAATGATGTTCCCTAACACGCAACTTATGTTGTTGTTTCCCCCAATCCCAATAAAAGCAAAATGGTTTGTTTTAGGATATGGAGTTTTAGAGCTTTGGTTAGGTGTTGCAAACAGAAGCGGAGACAATGTCGCACACTTTGCACATTTAGGTGGCATGATATTTGGATTTTTCCTTATCAGATACTGGAGCAAAAAGTTTAAAAGATTCTAAACCATTATTTTTTAAGCGATGAACTTAGTTGACGAAATAAAGACAATTGTTAAGTCTGGTGGTATATTAACCAAGTTGATAGCTATAAACTTAGCTGTTTTTCTTGCTGTAAATATTATTGGAGTTATATTTTTCCTTTCAGCCTCTCAATGGAGTACAGGAACAGTCGTAAGACTATTTGCTGTACCAGCAAGTCTCTCTGCATTAGCTGTTAAGCCTTGGACACTCTTTACATATATGTTTTTGCACGAAGGGTTTTTGCATATATTGTTCAATATTTTGTGGTTATATTGGTTTGGAATTATTTTTTTACGCTACTTTTCACAAAATCAGTTACTTGGGCTTTATATTATAGGTGGCTTGTTTGGTGGTATCTTTTATATTTTATCATTTAACCTCTTCCCTGTATTTAAGCCTTATGTTGAAAGTAGCGTTGCTCTGGGGGCATCAGCTTCGG from Bacteroidales bacterium harbors:
- a CDS encoding rhomboid family intramembrane serine protease codes for the protein MRGYRPPILGSVPPVVKNILIINVLMLLGSVITNYEKSVELFGLFYPESEFFRPHQIITHMFMHGGITHLFFNMFALYMFGKVLEMVWGSKRFLIYYFVTGLGAMLMHMLVTWIDIESIKTSIAVFNNTPTPELFSQIVRDNISRPTAMLTDFINRFHEYPDNKFLISEATVYANKILELRMNVPVIGASGAVFGVLLAFGMMFPNTQLMLLFPPIPIKAKWFVLGYGVLELWLGVANRSGDNVAHFAHLGGMIFGFFLIRYWSKKFKRF
- the mutL gene encoding DNA mismatch repair endonuclease MutL, producing MNVIFQLPDSIANQIAAGEVVQRPASVVKELMENSVDAGATAINVVIYDAGKTLIQVSDNGVGMTDIDARMAFERHATSKIRTAADLFKINTLGFRGEALASIAAISNVTLRTRHKSSELGVSIDVSASTVKAQEVAQCQQGCVISVKNLFFNIPARRKFLKSDQTEFRHITDEFIRVAIINPDIAFTLTHNDQAIFNLPTATLKQRIVAILGRNYSENLISVDCSTSLVNISGFIGNPKLAKKSTGDQYFFANNRYMRHPYFHRAIMNAYEKIIPQGTYPAYFVVMEVDPECIDVNIHPTKTEIKFENETDIFPLLHAAVKESLGKFNFVPSIDFDNQIDIPISFARPPADTPIRMPEIKVNPSYNPFDKTPIYSRQDGWAKYSNKKSANDWHKILSDFENQSKKQPDTVEFPDDTDIIERSFIQIKKRFILTTVKSGLMLIDQHRAHFQIIYEELKRSYDIGKIPSQPMMFPHTVEVSFKQGMIIDEILPELSSIGFVLKKDEQNNYQVTSVPVVLPISSINAFFETVIEKTQNTGEDIEEKLKTKVLQDLARISSIQYGKDLSIEEMNHITDKLFACQSPNYTVDGRSIVQIISINDIIQRFNN